A part of Catenulispora sp. MAP5-51 genomic DNA contains:
- a CDS encoding NeuD/PglB/VioB family sugar acetyltransferase, protein MTELRIAIAGAGGFGRETAEALRDRYPGSDVFAGFLDDALPGLPIADQVRGPIDLIRSLPEVRLVVCVGNPRDYFGRARIVERLGLPDRRYATIVHPFAQLSRSSTVGAGSVLLAGVVLTADATISRHVAVMPHAVVTHDVVVRDYATLASGVKLGGGVVVDEGAYIGAGAMVREGVRIGAWSQIGMGSVVLQDVPDREVWVGNPARKLRDVARPESLARRAALR, encoded by the coding sequence GTGACCGAGCTGCGCATCGCGATCGCGGGAGCCGGCGGCTTCGGCCGGGAGACGGCCGAGGCCCTGCGCGACCGGTATCCGGGCTCTGACGTGTTCGCCGGCTTCCTCGACGACGCGCTGCCCGGGCTGCCGATCGCCGACCAGGTCAGGGGGCCGATCGACCTGATCCGGTCGCTGCCGGAGGTGCGGCTGGTGGTCTGCGTCGGCAACCCGCGCGACTACTTCGGGCGGGCCCGGATCGTCGAGCGGCTGGGCCTGCCCGACCGCCGGTACGCGACCATCGTGCACCCCTTCGCGCAGCTGTCCCGCAGCTCCACGGTCGGCGCCGGATCGGTGCTGCTGGCCGGGGTGGTCCTGACCGCCGACGCGACGATCAGCCGGCACGTGGCCGTGATGCCGCACGCCGTGGTGACCCACGACGTCGTGGTCCGGGACTACGCGACGCTGGCCTCCGGGGTGAAGCTCGGCGGCGGCGTGGTCGTCGACGAGGGCGCCTACATCGGGGCCGGGGCGATGGTGCGTGAGGGCGTGCGCATCGGGGCCTGGTCGCAGATCGGCATGGGATCCGTGGTGCTCCAGGACGTCCCGGACCGCGAGGTGTGGGTCGGCAACCCGGCCCGCAAGCTCCGGGACGTCGCCCGCCCGGAGTCCTTAGCGCGCCGGGCGGCGCTGCGATGA